The region TTGTGCTTATTTAAATATACAAATGTCAATGAAAGTCTGTTGACTCCAGTCCACTGCTTTGGGGGTAACCTGTGTTTCTACCCTGCCCTTCAGTCTGTACATACAAGCCATCGCCACCTCCAATTCAAAACCTCCCTCGGACACAAGCTTTCCTCAACCCCAAGTCATCAAAACTGCTGGTcgtgccctcatcatctcccgcCTGGACTACTGCAACCTCCTCCTCTAACTTCTGCACCCCTACAGTCCATCCTCAACTCTGCCACCCGGCTAATCCATCTCTCCCATCGTTACTCATCTGCTGCCGTCCACAACCTGGCCCCTCCGTACATCTCGGGTGTAATCCCCGGTCCTCGCAAGATCTCCTTCTCTTCTGTCCTCTAGTTAGTTTGCTCCTCACAACCGACTCCATGATTTCTCCTGTACCCCCACCCGCCATACTGTAGAGCTCGCTGCCCCGTATGATCAGAACCTTCCCACCTATGAAACCTTCTAAAGTAGcccgagaccccccccccctcttcctcttcagtaacccctccaataacCCTGATGCCAATATACTACCCTGTAGGCAGCTTCTATCCGCAGCTAttgtagactgtaagctcttggggACGGCTCCTCAGTCAGTCATGTAGTCATCTGTACGGTCAGCCTCCTGGAGTTATTGGCACTGGAAACCAATAAATGCTGCAGGTATAAATATTCTAGAATCCTCCAGTTTACCGCTTCTAGATTATTACAATTGTCCTTTGTTTCCAGACCCCGCCGTCTGGAGGTTCTCGGAGCTCCCCGTTACATTGTACATATCAGTTGCTGAGTCCGCACTTGTATCTTTATGTTTTCTGTAATTTTGCTATCTGATGAGTCAGCGGATGACTCGGCAGAAAGCAGCGAGTTTAGCAATCTAGTTCCACATGACACGGAGACAGCTGCAGCTTGTGAGAACGGGGACAGAGGTCCCTTATAGGGTGCCTCTCAGTAACATCAGGATGAATGGCGCGCTGGACGGGCATGTGCGGTCGGCGCTGTATTCTTTTAAAATGGGGCTGAAGGAAATAACTTGCTTCCCACTCCggtatctccacagtcccattggaagtgaatggagcgttagCATGATTGGCAACCAGCACGTCATTGTCTCCACCTCGCtgcgggggaagggagggggggcagtaaccctgcagtgaggatgacgggggacacgggacccctgcTCTTGAGATTGGCAGGGTCTCTGTTTTGAGACTCCCCAGTGTTAAGCAAGTTATATTCTATCCTCTGGATTGCGGGTAAGTTGAAAACTTGGTACtgcgactttaaaaaaaaataaaaaaattatatatatacaagaACGTACAATATATATTAAATTCACTACTCCATGAGTGGGGCggcaactgctaggtgagtataagacaccccctgaaaataagatcctgtgcctcttttggggcaaaaattaattaggccagggtcttattttgagggaaacacagtagtaatacgttggaccttctttggctttcagaactgcagcaatttgtcatgGCGTCCATCCACCGGTATCAGAGGGTCCACACTGTGTTCAGAAACGTCCCCTACAACTttactccaccagcctgaactgtctACACCAGACCGCATGGGTTTACTGATtcgtgctgcttgcgccaaattctcacCCATCTGATCAGcacgatgcaacagaaatctggatccatctgacaagGCGATATTTGTTTCCAATGCTCGGTCatccaatttttgcgctcttgCTTTTCTGTATCTCGTagacagcaatggcgctggaactggttgctGCTATAGCCCATTTGTCCTAATAAATAGCGCGTTGTGCATTCTGACACGTTAGTCGGAGCGCCAGAGTTGTACTCGGTTGTAATTGGCTTGCCTGTGTACCGCCTATTTGTCGGAACGATCCTTGATTTCCTCCTCTGACCGCTTCTGCCGACACGtcgtttacatccacaggatcctcttcCGCTGGATGTGTCTCCTCGATcttgccattctctgtatactctatcCACAGTCACATAAGAAGACCCCACACAGTTGGCAGTgaagccccggctagtctagcaccgatgacctgaccttgttggaagtcgctcagattgcagGATTTCCCACCGAATGTGGATTCACAtggaaactgatccacagaaaacttgtcacgtggttTTCTGCTGCCCTCCAGGGTCAcgattggagctttcctgtatggatATGATACCCATAAAAGGGCCGGGTCTCTAATaatgtggccattcagtgtatatgaccAGTATGTAATGCAGAATTCATAACAtcattatcatagaatggtagagttggaagggacctccagggtcatcaggtccaaccccctgctcagtgcaggaccactaaatcatcccagactgatgtctgtccagcctttcaacacttctattgaaggagaactcaccacctcccatggtaacctgttccactccttgatcaccctcacttattatatatgtatatatattacatacatatcTGATATTCGATTGTTGGTTTATTATCCATATTACAATTGTGTCATTATGACTCTTGCTTTACATTGTGATTCTGTTATTAATCTCCCAACTTCCtcttcttccatatcagctgAACGCCAACGCATCCCTGACCATGTCTTTGGCGCAGACTCCATATTGCCGACAGGAGCACTACGACCCTCAGAGTCCACTCTGCGCTCACATTATCATCTCTGGtggcatccagcaggtgaggaACATTTTTGAAGCTCCTATCGCTATTCTGTACATGagatataatttatatataaaataaaccAATATTTTCCGCCAAGGTGGACGCTACGGAAACGGACACAGCAAAGATGGCACTGTTTAGCCGCCACCCGGAGATGGCTAGTTGGCCTCGTGACCACGACTGGTTCTTCGCCAAACTTAATATTACCAACATCTGGGTGTTGGATTACTTTGGTGGGATCAAAACCGTGACGCCAGAGGAATATTACCAAGCCAAACCTTAGTAAGTACAATGGGTAGGACTGAATGTATATTGCATATGGTGAAGCTCAGGGGAACTGGCCAGGAGGACTAACTCCTATCTGTGTAGGTGTTCCTAGTGGTACATGGGCAACCACTTAAGGGTTCCCTTTAAAGCTGTTGTCCCACTAAAATCATTTATCGCCTATCAGCAAGATAGGGTGACAAGCTTATGATCGCTGTGGTCCACAGGGTCTCAAAAAAGGTGCAAGCCGTGACCCTAGTGGCAGTGTGTATGACTGACCACCTTAAGGGGGACTCTGGGTGCACCATTCTGAGGAACGATGGGGTTCCAGTGGTCTTACATTTATCACCTAGTCTGTAAGTAGGCGATAATTTTTGGTgggaaaactttttaaagtttatttatatatatatatatatatatatatatatatatatacacacagtgtatatatatatatacacacacactccaggcATGCAgtcctctaaggcctcatgtccacggggaaaataagatccgctgcagattctacatgtagaatctgcagcgggtccctcctgccccgcggacatgagcgccgaaaataagaatttaaaagcatttacctatccggcgcgggcggagaaggtcagctgttcctcacggccggatcttttttttcggccggcggatgaattcctcacgccggcggcacgtcgtcgacgtgccgcgcgcatgcgccgggcacatccgccgagccgaagcaaggaagatgcggccgtgaggaagaggagaccttcccggtccgctacggatggtaaatactttaaattcctattttaggtctcccgcggatccggacggcttccataggcttcaatagaagcccgcgggagccgtccccgcgggagacccgcacgaaaatggagcatggtccagatttttccatgctccatttttttaaaaatcccttttattgacgatccgcgggtatttatctacccgcgggtggtcaatgcatccctatgggatgcggatccgcatgcgggagatccgctgcggatcttaaatcatattttgcccgtggacatgagcccttagtgtttgTTTTGGAAcagctaccacctgaccactgcagccaatcagaggccatagcAGTCAGTTGCTCAGAGCcacgatgccaggagaatggcaacTGACCgctgtggcttctgattggctgtagaaGTTAGCTGGTATTTGTTCCAAAACAGAGACTGGGAGGACCCTGAGACTGCAGTGTTAAATGGCTGGGCACAGGGCGGGTAAGTACTGCCTTCAATAGTTTAAAATACCTAgatcaattgttaaaaaaattgcctgccatttggacaacccctttaagtgataaaTGTACAACTAGACACTAGTGCATAAATAATAGGTGTGTCCATTACTTGTTCCTCCATTGGCCGGTTGGGAATGTTAAAATATGTAGAAAAAATGCTTCAAAgtaagaagtgttaatagtttatttttgtcaagtaacaaaatgcaaagtgaccaaAAGGGGGAATCTGTATCACTGGTAAATGCAGACTATAAGATCCTAACTAAAATTTTGGCCACCAGACTGAATCAGGTGATCCTTTCCATCATACACCCCGATCAGACGGGCTTTATGCCAGGAAAATCCACAACCATAAACATCCGCAGAGTCCAGACAGCCATCCAACTAGGCAAACAACACAACATGCCATGGGCCCTGGTATCGCTTGACATGGCAAAAGCCTTTGACTCGGTGGAATGGGCTTTTCTGGAAGCATACTTGATCCGCTTTGGATTCGGACCTAACTTCCAACAATGGGTCAAAACCATATATAAGTCCCCAAGCGCAAACGTCATAGTCAATGGTATCCCATCGGTGAAATTCCAACTgacaagaggcacccgacaaggatgccctctatccccggcctTGTTCGCCATAGCCATCGAGGCATTAGCAATCCGATTGAGAAGCTCCCCCAATGTGACAGGCATCAAATGGGCAGACCATGAAAGCAAACTAGGACTATACGCAGACGATACAATCCTATTCTTATCAAACCCATCAACCTCCTTCGTCCAAGCCATGACACATATAGACAGATTCTCCCATTTTTCCGGATTATATGTCAACTGGGCCAAATCAACAATCCTCTATACAGAGGCCAACCCAAAACACGACCCCCACGTCGAGAAATATGGATTAAAACCAGTCTCAAAATTCAAATATCTGGGAATGATCATGTCATACGACCACAACAATGCAATAACAGACAACATAAACCCACTTCTAGAAAACATAAAACTCAAACTGAAACGATGGGCTAAACTACCACTATCCGTAGCCGGGCGcataaatctcattaaaatggTCATCCAGCCCAAATCCCTATATATATTTCAACATATGCCAGTGAGTGTCCCCAAACGCCTTTTCAGGGCTTTAAACTCCTTAATCACAACATTTATTTGGAATTCCTCGCGCTCTAAGCTGAGCCTATCGATCCTACAAAGACCTAAAGAACAAGCTggaatggcccttccggaccTCCGGCTTTATTACCTAGCAGGACAATTGCTAAACATCAGAGCCTGGGTTTTAGGAAAAGAACTGCCTATAGCAGACAGACAACTGGCAAAACAAGTAACTGGTCACAATCTCCTGAATTTCCTAGAATTCCCGGAGCACACCAAAACCACTGAACTAACCCCACTTCACAAACTGGCTCTTAATGTATGGAAAGAAGCAAAGACACTGCAGAACTACCAGGGGGTGCTGCCGGAACttcccctctggaataaccctgGCCTCACCGCACTACAGTCAGTTCCAGATCCACAATACTGGATCGCCCAAGGGGCACATACactaaatgatatatatatagatggaacACTCCCCACATTTACGCAACTGCGCGATAAGCTGCAGGCCCCACACCTCCAGCTATTCAGGTTTTTTCAACTGAGACATGACCTAAactcccaatccccccccccccctcagcccgTATATCTAAGTTCCCCACAATAGGCATCctcaaatcccaaggacccaaaggcctaattTCAGCCCTATATACACATCTCCTCTCAGCCAAAATAAGTCCGAATCCTCCCCCTGCATACGACAGATGGAAACTCGCCATCGCGTCCCTCACACCTGAGGAATGGCAAGACATCTCTGAATCCCACCTGTCAGTGTCACCAGCTGTAAACAATAAGCTAATACAGCTGTACATTATTCACCAAGCCTACCTTACCCCCAACCGATTACACAAAATCCGTAACACTACCTCAGACTCATGCCAGAGATGCCGCCAACCAAGAGCGGACTTTTGGCACCTGATCTGGGAATGTCACTTTGTCAGGGAGTTTTGGTCAAAGGTGACAAATCTCCTGAACTCACTTCTACGGCCCCCACTATCCATGGAACTAGACCCCAAGGTGGCGCTGTTCAGCTTGCTGGAAGGGGAAGTGTGGCCATACCACACCCGCGTCTTTCTCGAAAAGACACTATTCCTAGCCCGTAAAGAAATAGCCATAAAATGGATGGCAACAGAACCCCCCTCGGTCCCACAATGGGTCCAGTGCGTAAACACAGTAACCTCATACGAAAAAATCATATATCAAAAAAGAGGATGCCCGACCaaattccaaaaagtatgggGAGCCTGGCTAGACTCTCACTCTACCCTGACCACCGATTAAAACTTCAACCTACCCCACGTtaatcccctccccctccccactgaCAAGCGCCTGGAAGAGCTACAACCCCGAATTCCCTAACTCCAAAAGGAAAAAGGAAGAGCAGAGTCCGatgttattttattgtttttttatataaatttaaAAGTTTACTGTTACAATATGCGAACAGACAGTTCGAGAGACACAGCAACTAAATTGATGTTAATCCAATATATACAACCGTTACTGTCTATATCACCATGTGTAATGTAAAGTTTACTTCACTGTGTATCTCACAAACTGCATATTAtcaataaataaaacgaatttaaaaaaaaaaaggggggggaaatCTGAATcctatcaatatttggtgtgaccaccccttaccttcaaaacagtatcagttcttctaggtgcacacagttttgaaggaactcgacagggaggttgttccaaacatcttggacaactaaccacagatcttctgtagatgtagcttgctcaaattcttctgtctcatcatgtaatcccagacagactggatgatgatgaaatcaggactctgtgggggccatatcatcacttccaggactccttgttcttctttatgctgaagaccgttcttaatgacattggctgtatgtttggggtcgttgtcctgctgcagaataaatatggagccaatcagacgcctctctaattgtaccctgtttccctgaaaataagacatagcatgattttccagaatttttaaagatgcaaaaggatttttcagactttttgaggcttgaaatataagccctactccaaaattaagccctgctaacagttaattaaagaagtcaatttaaatagtgtccaggcagctatacaggtaaaaaagttaaacctttttgaacaaaacttaatataagacactgtcttattttcggggaaacacggtattacatgatggataagaatctgcctgtatttctctgcattgaggacaccattaatcctcaTCAATTCCGTAACTCCATTTACTGAAATTGAGTCCTAAACTTGCAAGgaatctccaccatgcttcactgttggctgcagacactcatagcaacatattatgttaggctgaaaaaaggttTGCCcggtccagttcagcctattatccccccaatgttgatccatagGAGGACcaaaaatgaggtagaagcaaacTTCCcctatttaagtgaaaaaaaattccttcctggatCAAAAACACTTCTTAAGTAATTAGTGACAATGTAATATTGTagtgctcaagaaaggcgtccaggctcctcttgaactcttggcagagagttccataatctcactgctcttacagtaaagaacccccttctgtgtttgtgtagaaaccttctttcctctggatgtagagagcgcccctttattacagtcacagtcctgagtataaatagatgatggaagaaatCTCTGTgctgttccctgatatatttggaaaagtccagatacacaagatccaatgactctgtccagtctagaatttaccacctcgtagaagctgatcagattggtttgacaggagcgatctctcataaaccatTTTCCTTTAGGTActataaaaattacctgaaagagctgcagaataagttggcgctatacaaataacaagtcccctcgatcccgctccatacaatgtgggttccGGCTGTTTCTTAGAGCCAGCACCTGCCCGCAACGGCTCCGATAAGCTGcgccgctcatcggagctgttccctttaaattgtgacagcagcatttaaatgccctggcCAATGTTTGGGGATCCCGTacgcctgtggcatggcttgcaGGAGCATTCAAAGCATTGCAAGTACTTGTTCCctctgggccccccccccaaaaaaggggtaaaaataagttttaaaaattttatactaattattaaaaaaaataaatttaaagtaATATTAAAATTTTTATAAAAATCCTTTTGCCATATTcaaaataaaatctaaataaaagcaaaatacatatttgacattactgcgtccgtaaaagtccgatctattaaagtaatgcattatttaacccacacatgaacgtcgtcagaaaaaaaaaaaaagaatgccagaattgtgggtttttttaatttttttttttgttaccctgttccaagaaaaaatgtaataaaaagcgataaagtcatatgtattccaaaatggtaccaacagaaaccgcAGGACATCCTGCATAAAAAGAGCCATTGCACAACTTTGTTgacggaaaaaataaaaaagttattgtagaagatggcaacagaaaataattttaaaaaatgtataacgttgaaaaaaaataaaaaaacacataccgtatataccggcgtataaggcgacggggcgtataagacgaccccccaactgtcaccttatacgccggtattcagtggagaaaaaaaaaaaaaatttattactcacctcccacggcgttctgtcgcgctccggcgggatgtcgctcgctccggcaggctgtcgctcgctcctcgtccccggcgcagcatagctttctgaatgtggggcttgaaatccccgcttccagaaagctaatacacacgccggcagccatgacatcattgaatggctgtgattggctaaagcacacgtggcttcagccaatcacactattcaatgacatcattgaatgggtgtgattgctaacacgtgcgccttcagccaatcacagccattcaatgatgtcattgaatagtgtgattggctgaagccacgtgtgctttagccaatcacagccattcaatgctgtcatggctgccggcgtgtgtattagctttctggaagcggggatttcaagccccgcattcagaaagctatgctgcggcggggacgaggagcgagcgacagcctgccggagcgagcgacatcctgccggagcgcgacagaacgccgtgggaggtgagtaataaaatttttttttttttacactttttttttttttgtattaccggcgcataagacgacccccgactgcagagcagatttttcggggttcaaaagtcgtcttatacgccggtatatacggtaagtttggtatcgtagtgtgtacactgtagaaacaacaTGCCCTCAAAGATGGTgaattcccccccaccccccaccccccacccccacccccatctcACTCAActcaagtttttcagcacattgtatggtaacatacatagtaactttcttaaggggttaaagcaatgaTTGGAAATAGAAAACCaactcagaatccatacacagacagctgtttcagggttgttCAGGGTTGTTCAGCAGTCTGCAGTGGGTTTCTGGCttggcctgtgacgtgggttggGAGCTGTATCGTctttccttaagaagagcacctagaaggtgtgtggagacacctaggagtggcgctgtagaggtatcgttccattttccttatttgcatatattacccagaggaccatGCATGGCCTTATGAGTGTCCTCATTCACCTCCTAGGTGagtaacattgatttgaaggaatgctgccatccaataggtggcattgcagaggtattgctccatcttttttatttgcatacat is a window of Eleutherodactylus coqui strain aEleCoq1 chromosome 4, aEleCoq1.hap1, whole genome shotgun sequence DNA encoding:
- the CREG1 gene encoding protein CREG1 isoform X3, with the protein product MSRGGTIVSWGVSVLFLLVPLMGARPSAAGIPPRNETARVARYVAHMCDWGALATISSHDPVRGQPFANVFSVSDGPRGRSSGVIYFYLTTMEISVQDLQLNANASLTMSLAQTPYCRQEHYDPQSPLCAHIIISGGIQQVDATETDTAKMALFSRHPEMASWPRDHDWFFAKLNITNIWVLDYFGGIKTVTPEEYYQAKP
- the CREG1 gene encoding protein CREG1 isoform X2, with the protein product MSRGGTIVSWGVSVLFLLVPLMGARPSAAGIPPRNETARVARYVAHMCDWGALATISSHDPVRGQPFANVFSVSDGPRGRSSGVIYFYLTTMEISVQDLQLNANASLTMSLAQTPYCRQEHYDPQSPLCAHIIISGGIQQVDATETDTAKMALFSRHPEMASWPRDHDWFFAKLNITNIWVLDYFGGIKTVTPEEYYQAKP